In a single window of the Streptomyces cinnabarinus genome:
- a CDS encoding XdhC family protein has protein sequence MLDIAEELHRWVEQGRDFAVATVVAVGGSAPRRPGAALAVDTAGTAIGSVSGGCVEGAVYDLCQQALQDGETVLERFGYSDEDAFAVGLTCGGIIDILVTPVRAADPARPVIRAALAAAARGEAAAMARVVSGPAELMGRALVVRPDGESYDGGPGYEDGPGYDGGFGAHPELDRTVAAEAGAFLDAGRTGTLEIGEQGSRCGAPLTVLVEASVPPPRMIVFGAIDFASALVRIGKFLGYRVTVCDARPVFATEARFPEADEIVVEWPHKYLERTDVDARTVLCVLTHDAKFDVPLLQLALRLPVAYVGAMGSRRTHLDRNERLREVGVTEMELARLRSPIGLDLGARTPEETALSIASEIVANRRGGSGVSLTGAHTPIHHEAASTPAGRIGSVA, from the coding sequence ATGCTGGACATCGCCGAAGAGCTGCACCGGTGGGTCGAGCAGGGGCGTGACTTCGCCGTGGCGACCGTGGTCGCCGTCGGCGGCAGCGCGCCCCGCCGACCGGGCGCCGCGCTCGCGGTGGACACCGCCGGCACGGCGATCGGCTCGGTCTCCGGCGGCTGTGTGGAGGGCGCGGTCTACGACCTGTGCCAACAGGCCCTCCAGGACGGCGAAACCGTACTGGAGCGGTTCGGCTACAGCGATGAGGACGCCTTCGCGGTCGGACTGACCTGCGGCGGCATCATCGACATCCTGGTCACCCCGGTACGGGCCGCCGATCCGGCCCGTCCGGTGATCAGGGCCGCGCTGGCCGCCGCCGCCCGTGGTGAGGCGGCGGCGATGGCGCGGGTCGTCTCGGGCCCGGCGGAGCTGATGGGCCGCGCCCTGGTGGTCCGCCCGGACGGGGAGTCGTACGACGGTGGGCCCGGCTACGAGGATGGCCCCGGTTACGACGGTGGCTTCGGGGCCCATCCCGAGCTGGACCGCACGGTTGCCGCCGAGGCGGGTGCCTTCCTGGACGCGGGCCGTACCGGCACCCTGGAGATCGGAGAGCAGGGCTCTCGTTGCGGAGCACCGCTCACGGTTCTGGTGGAGGCGTCCGTACCGCCGCCCCGGATGATCGTCTTCGGCGCGATCGACTTCGCGTCGGCGCTGGTGCGGATCGGCAAGTTCCTCGGCTACCGCGTCACGGTCTGCGACGCCCGGCCCGTGTTCGCCACCGAGGCCCGCTTCCCCGAGGCCGACGAGATCGTCGTCGAGTGGCCGCACAAGTACCTGGAGCGCACCGACGTCGACGCCCGTACGGTCCTGTGCGTGCTCACCCACGACGCCAAGTTCGACGTACCCCTGCTTCAACTGGCCCTGCGGCTGCCCGTCGCCTACGTCGGCGCGATGGGCTCGCGCCGCACCCACCTCGACCGCAACGAACGACTGCGCGAGGTCGGCGTCACCGAAATGGAACTCGCCCGGCTCCGCTCCCCGATCGGCCTCGACCTCGGCGCCCGTACGCCCGAGGAGACCGCCCTGTCCATCGCCTCCGAGATCGTGGCGAACCGGCGGGGCGGCAGCGGGGTCTCACTGACCGGCGCCCACACCCCGATCCATCACGAGGCGGCCTCGACCCCGGCCGGCCGGATCGGCTCGGTGGCCTGA
- a CDS encoding iron chaperone yields the protein MTNTQRTAEKTTDSAAEQWTAEERAAMKERAKELKASARRASRAEKAAEDEAAVLAKIAEMQDSDRVMAERIHAVVKENAPVLAPKLWYGMPAYARDGKIVCFFQSAQKFNARYATFGFNDTAHLDEGTMWPTGFALPRLTDADAARIGELVAKAVS from the coding sequence ATGACGAACACCCAGCGCACCGCGGAGAAGACCACCGACAGCGCGGCCGAGCAGTGGACCGCCGAGGAGCGCGCCGCGATGAAGGAGCGCGCCAAGGAGCTGAAGGCGTCCGCGCGCCGCGCCTCGCGCGCCGAGAAGGCGGCCGAGGACGAGGCGGCCGTGCTCGCCAAGATCGCCGAAATGCAGGACTCGGACCGCGTGATGGCCGAGCGCATCCACGCCGTCGTCAAGGAGAACGCCCCCGTACTGGCCCCGAAGCTCTGGTACGGCATGCCCGCCTACGCCCGCGACGGCAAGATCGTCTGCTTCTTCCAGAGCGCGCAGAAGTTCAACGCGCGCTACGCCACCTTCGGATTCAACGACACCGCGCACCTCGACGAGGGCACCATGTGGCCGACCGGCTTCGCCCTTCCCCGGCTCACCGATGCCGACGCGGCCCGGATCGGCGAGCTGGTCGCCAAGGCGGTGAGCTGA
- a CDS encoding lanthionine synthetase LanC family protein, translating into MIPKQVVETEVDEVEQLAADALRWLTAQARPTGDGGLGWPVRPSDATTEAMFYDGTAGIVPALLEGWRHFGDDAYADTALRAARGLGAAVEETGDSSLYFGLTGMAIALRAVHDDLGDAASGAAADRAMELVRSRFDGTRWGELFELMGGNAGIGLGALALGDVEFAVQAVEPYADAAERTAAGVRWAHRPGATGRMHHVSHGTLGIVCALAAIGATAGRADLTELALAGAADVVSRDEAGPDGFLVPHSDPRHAGERTARHNYGWCHGPAGDAQVFRLLRDALDDSSWPELADRCWHTVVHSGLPARLTPGFWDNSGRCCGTAGVLALACDRIAEQAESPEFARVLVADLASRATRDADGARWSNVEHRATPSELEAETGWAMGNAGIARELLRWVRLNRGGAPDYAFAWPDQPAVRRASGQATEPIRPAGVEAAS; encoded by the coding sequence ATGATCCCAAAGCAAGTCGTGGAGACGGAAGTTGACGAGGTCGAGCAGCTCGCCGCGGACGCCCTGCGCTGGTTGACGGCGCAGGCACGCCCGACCGGGGACGGCGGCCTCGGCTGGCCGGTACGGCCCTCCGACGCGACGACCGAGGCCATGTTCTACGACGGCACCGCCGGGATCGTCCCCGCGCTGCTGGAAGGCTGGCGGCACTTCGGTGACGACGCCTACGCGGACACGGCGCTGCGCGCCGCCCGAGGTCTCGGGGCGGCCGTCGAGGAGACCGGGGACAGCTCCCTGTACTTCGGCCTCACCGGCATGGCGATCGCCCTGCGCGCCGTCCACGACGACCTTGGCGACGCCGCCTCCGGTGCCGCCGCGGACCGGGCGATGGAGCTGGTGCGCTCCCGCTTCGACGGGACGCGATGGGGCGAGCTGTTCGAGCTGATGGGCGGCAACGCCGGGATCGGCCTCGGGGCGCTGGCGCTCGGGGACGTGGAGTTCGCCGTACAGGCGGTGGAGCCGTACGCGGACGCGGCGGAGCGGACCGCGGCCGGGGTGCGGTGGGCCCACCGGCCCGGGGCGACCGGGCGGATGCACCACGTCTCGCACGGCACCCTCGGGATCGTGTGCGCGCTGGCCGCGATCGGTGCCACGGCCGGTCGCGCGGACCTCACCGAACTGGCGCTGGCGGGCGCGGCGGACGTCGTCTCCCGTGACGAGGCGGGGCCCGACGGGTTCCTGGTCCCCCATTCCGACCCGCGGCACGCGGGCGAGCGGACCGCCCGCCACAACTACGGCTGGTGCCACGGCCCGGCCGGTGACGCCCAGGTCTTCCGCCTGCTGCGGGACGCTCTGGACGACTCCTCCTGGCCGGAGTTGGCCGACCGCTGCTGGCACACCGTCGTCCACTCCGGGCTGCCCGCGCGGCTGACCCCCGGGTTCTGGGACAACAGCGGGCGCTGCTGCGGCACCGCGGGCGTGCTGGCGCTGGCCTGCGACCGGATCGCCGAGCAGGCGGAGTCACCGGAGTTCGCCCGGGTCCTGGTCGCGGATCTCGCCTCGCGGGCCACCCGGGACGCGGACGGTGCCCGCTGGTCGAACGTGGAGCACCGGGCCACGCCGAGCGAGCTGGAGGCGGAGACCGGCTGGGCGATGGGCAACGCGGGCATCGCGCGTGAACTGCTGCGCTGGGTACGGCTGAACAGGGGCGGCGCCCCGGACTACGCGTTCGCGTGGCCCGACCAGCCCGCGGTGCGGCGCGCCTCCGGTCAGGCCACCGAGCCGATCCGGCCGGCCGGGGTCGAGGCCGCCTCGTGA
- a CDS encoding polysaccharide deacetylase family protein produces MPSPTKKMKKTGAAFLAATMLSAAMALTGCTRLETTSPASARADAKADVQARAGTVDCREAKCIALTFDAGPSENSPRLLDILKEEQVPATFFLLGKRHIEKYPELVKRMADEGHEIASHTWDHKILTDLDREEIREELERPNEEIERLTGRRPTLMRPPQGRTDDTVHEICRELGLAEVLWSVTAKDYKTNDSALIKKRVLDQSDRDGIILLHDIYRGTVPAVPGIIDALKKQGYVFVTVPQLLAPGKAEPGKVYR; encoded by the coding sequence ATGCCTTCTCCGACCAAGAAGATGAAGAAAACGGGGGCCGCGTTCCTCGCCGCCACGATGTTGTCCGCCGCGATGGCATTGACGGGGTGCACCCGGCTGGAGACGACCTCCCCCGCCTCGGCCCGCGCCGACGCCAAGGCCGACGTCCAGGCCCGGGCGGGGACCGTCGACTGCCGTGAGGCCAAGTGCATAGCGCTGACCTTCGACGCGGGGCCCAGCGAGAACTCGCCGCGGCTGCTGGACATCCTGAAGGAGGAGCAGGTCCCGGCGACCTTCTTCCTCCTCGGCAAGCGGCACATCGAGAAGTACCCGGAGCTCGTCAAGCGGATGGCCGACGAGGGCCACGAGATAGCCAGCCACACCTGGGACCACAAGATCCTCACCGATCTGGACCGGGAGGAGATACGTGAGGAACTGGAGCGCCCGAACGAGGAGATAGAGCGCCTGACCGGGCGCCGCCCGACCCTGATGCGCCCGCCGCAGGGCCGCACCGACGACACCGTGCACGAGATCTGCCGGGAGCTGGGGCTCGCCGAGGTGCTCTGGAGCGTGACGGCGAAGGACTACAAGACCAATGACTCGGCGCTGATCAAGAAGCGCGTCCTGGACCAGTCGGACCGGGACGGGATCATCCTGCTGCACGACATCTACCGGGGCACGGTGCCCGCGGTGCCCGGGATCATCGACGCGCTGAAGAAGCAGGGGTATGTGTTCGTGACCGTGCCGCAGTTGCTCGCGCCGGGGAAGGCCGAGCCCGGCAAGGTCTACCGGTGA
- a CDS encoding DUF2278 family protein, giving the protein MPLKSYGVLIARAVDTRREGATDTPHYQIHLTDDHGTHYRAAVNVLSQQQPSELLYFVADDFRHPVTARLTGLPGGWSTLPSGSGGANLDFVRGNLFDPAGMRQLPPDLSGPDNDLADLLDHYVRRAVDDPQARVHVFGERWGPENGVRDKVFDFRPGNGVHDVHMNQGNSRRFRGDDGVWQDGGMLLHFPAQERWVGIFLAFQSQSWHTDDLTGHALDVVDGSRPEPGTRPVRVVAALVNPRGPAPEAETVTLINASPGPVDLTGWTVGGRQGKRVPVPSGPLAAGVSLLVALGEDAGLGNRGGEINLFDAEGLKVHGVSYTAEQAAREGWSLVF; this is encoded by the coding sequence ATGCCACTGAAGTCCTACGGCGTCCTGATCGCACGGGCCGTCGACACCCGGCGCGAGGGCGCCACCGACACGCCGCACTACCAGATCCACCTGACGGACGATCACGGCACGCACTACCGGGCCGCGGTGAACGTCCTGTCCCAGCAACAGCCCTCGGAGCTGCTGTACTTCGTCGCCGACGATTTCCGCCACCCGGTCACCGCCCGGCTCACCGGGCTGCCGGGCGGCTGGAGCACGCTGCCCTCCGGATCCGGCGGGGCCAACCTGGACTTCGTCCGCGGCAACCTCTTCGACCCGGCCGGGATGCGCCAGCTGCCCCCGGACCTCTCCGGGCCCGACAACGACCTCGCCGACCTCCTCGACCACTACGTGCGGCGTGCGGTCGACGACCCGCAGGCCCGGGTGCACGTCTTCGGCGAGCGCTGGGGGCCCGAGAACGGCGTACGGGACAAGGTGTTCGACTTCCGGCCCGGCAACGGCGTCCATGACGTCCACATGAACCAGGGCAACAGCCGGCGCTTCCGCGGCGACGACGGGGTCTGGCAGGACGGCGGCATGCTGCTGCACTTCCCCGCGCAGGAGCGCTGGGTCGGGATCTTCCTCGCCTTCCAGAGCCAGTCCTGGCACACCGACGACCTCACCGGGCACGCCCTCGACGTGGTCGACGGCTCCCGCCCCGAGCCGGGGACGCGTCCGGTCCGGGTCGTCGCCGCGCTGGTCAACCCGCGCGGTCCGGCGCCCGAGGCGGAGACCGTCACCCTGATCAACGCCTCGCCCGGCCCCGTGGACCTGACCGGCTGGACCGTCGGCGGGCGCCAGGGCAAGCGCGTCCCCGTGCCCTCCGGTCCGCTGGCCGCGGGCGTGAGCCTGCTGGTCGCCCTCGGTGAGGACGCCGGACTCGGCAACAGGGGAGGGGAGATCAACCTCTTCGACGCCGAGGGGCTGAAGGTGCACGGCGTCTCCTACACCGCCGAACAGGCGGCCCGGGAAGGCTGGTCCCTGGTGTTCTGA
- a CDS encoding cytochrome P450 has product MDRRPHGRLDELQRDPYPHYARARHTGGLTHVAELDAWLVARDTDVREVLRRPEDFSSANALRPDVLPAPAALAVLGRGFGGRPVVVTADGALHQRLRTPIVRGLSPARVSTVLPYAAERAAALIDSFAADGSVEFMSGYAHRLPGEVIGRIVGIDPADVPAVVHGGHRAEELLFRPLKETEQVAAAEDVVAMQQVLDGYARRRHSAPREDLCSELVASVLPPGADEVSLEQRHELVAHLQNLLLAGHLTTTALLGTTVLHLLRHPDQWALLCAEPDRIPAAVEEAARYDSALQGFRRVTTRPVTLAGTELPAGAALFVAFGAANRDPERHPRPDAFDITRAPGRHLAFGLGAHGCPGSQLAREQLRITLEALTRRLPGLRLAEDDPVTMRPTMIHRSPYRLRLTW; this is encoded by the coding sequence GTGGACCGTCGACCGCACGGAAGACTGGACGAGTTGCAGCGCGACCCCTACCCGCACTACGCCCGCGCCCGGCATACCGGTGGCCTGACCCATGTCGCCGAACTCGACGCCTGGCTGGTCGCCCGGGACACCGACGTGCGTGAAGTGCTGCGCCGCCCCGAGGACTTCTCCTCGGCCAACGCGCTACGGCCGGACGTGCTGCCCGCGCCCGCCGCGCTCGCCGTGCTCGGCCGCGGATTCGGCGGCCGCCCCGTCGTCGTCACCGCCGACGGGGCGTTGCACCAGCGGCTGCGCACCCCGATCGTGCGCGGTCTGTCCCCGGCCCGGGTCAGCACGGTGCTGCCGTACGCTGCCGAGCGGGCCGCGGCGCTGATCGACTCCTTCGCCGCGGACGGCTCGGTGGAGTTCATGTCCGGCTACGCCCACCGGCTCCCCGGTGAGGTGATCGGCCGGATCGTCGGTATCGACCCGGCGGACGTGCCCGCCGTCGTGCACGGCGGACACCGCGCCGAGGAGCTGCTGTTCCGGCCCCTGAAGGAGACCGAGCAGGTCGCCGCGGCCGAGGACGTGGTCGCCATGCAGCAGGTCCTAGACGGCTACGCACGGCGGCGGCACTCAGCGCCGCGCGAGGACCTGTGCAGCGAACTCGTCGCCTCCGTCCTGCCGCCCGGCGCGGACGAGGTGTCCCTGGAGCAGCGCCACGAGCTCGTCGCGCACCTGCAGAACCTGCTGCTCGCCGGGCATCTGACGACCACCGCGCTGCTCGGCACGACCGTGCTGCATCTGCTGCGCCACCCGGACCAGTGGGCGCTGCTGTGCGCCGAGCCGGACCGCATCCCGGCGGCGGTGGAGGAGGCCGCCCGCTACGACAGCGCCCTTCAGGGCTTCCGCCGGGTCACCACCCGCCCGGTCACCCTGGCCGGCACCGAACTCCCGGCCGGGGCAGCCCTGTTCGTCGCCTTCGGCGCTGCCAACCGGGACCCCGAGCGCCATCCCCGGCCCGACGCCTTCGACATCACCCGCGCCCCGGGCCGCCACCTCGCCTTCGGGCTCGGCGCGCACGGCTGCCCCGGCTCCCAACTCGCCCGCGAACAGCTGAGGATCACCCTGGAGGCGCTGACCCGGAGACTGCCGGGCCTCAGGCTGGCGGAGGACGACCCGGTCACGATGCGGCCGACGATGATCCACCGCTCCCCGTACCGACTCCGCCTGACCTGGTGA
- a CDS encoding SRPBCC family protein, with product MVNFQLERTVPLSLDEAWRRLTDWPRHGRVVPLTRVTVVTPGPDRKGTVLVARSGLGPLAFDDRMEVTVWRPPTEEAPGLCRLEKRGRVVLGWAEIEVRPGPGGRARVVWREELRLRLLPGLFDGPLRSAARYVFGRAVNSLLRMP from the coding sequence GTGGTCAACTTTCAGCTCGAACGCACGGTGCCGCTTTCCCTCGACGAGGCCTGGCGCCGCCTCACCGACTGGCCCCGCCATGGGCGGGTGGTCCCGCTGACCCGGGTCACCGTCGTCACTCCGGGCCCGGACCGGAAGGGCACGGTCCTCGTGGCGCGTTCGGGCCTCGGCCCGCTCGCTTTCGACGACCGGATGGAGGTCACCGTGTGGCGTCCGCCGACCGAGGAGGCGCCCGGTCTGTGCCGGCTGGAGAAGCGGGGCCGGGTGGTGCTGGGCTGGGCGGAGATCGAGGTGCGCCCCGGACCCGGCGGACGGGCCCGGGTGGTGTGGCGCGAGGAGCTGCGGCTACGACTGCTGCCGGGACTGTTCGACGGGCCGCTGCGGTCGGCGGCGCGGTATGTGTTCGGGCGGGCGGTGAACAGCCTGCTGCGGATGCCCTGA
- a CDS encoding carboxymuconolactone decarboxylase family protein gives MRSRMRNPADVLTDAARPLKEIMAAVHAAGVDPRTLALVHVRISQVNGCGADVEDGVRTAREAGVGDERLLALAAWRDTAHFTPAERAALELAEAATRLADRPDAVGDPTWDRAATHYDERQLAALILLIGTTNLLNRLAATTRQSAPLTDTTGRNRP, from the coding sequence GTGCGGTCCCGTATGCGGAACCCCGCCGACGTCCTCACCGACGCGGCCCGGCCCCTGAAGGAGATCATGGCGGCCGTGCACGCGGCCGGCGTGGACCCCCGGACGCTGGCCCTGGTGCACGTGCGGATCAGCCAGGTCAACGGCTGCGGCGCCGACGTCGAGGACGGCGTCCGGACGGCCCGCGAGGCCGGGGTGGGCGACGAGCGACTGCTCGCCCTCGCCGCCTGGCGGGACACCGCGCACTTCACCCCCGCGGAACGGGCGGCCCTGGAACTGGCCGAGGCCGCGACCCGGCTCGCCGACCGCCCCGACGCGGTCGGCGACCCGACCTGGGACCGGGCCGCCACCCACTACGACGAGCGGCAGCTCGCCGCGCTGATCCTGCTGATCGGCACCACCAACCTGCTCAACCGGCTCGCCGCCACGACCCGGCAGAGCGCCCCCTTGACCGACACAACCGGAAGGAACCGGCCATGA
- a CDS encoding ATP-binding protein, which yields MSTHEPQAQADPQEELAARLRMIQELSGLGVRALARDAGLSSSSLSRYLNGQTVPPWPAVVALCRLVKRDPRPLRPLWERISNPLPAPPKSSRQAQPHPRNDLPRDMPDFTGREEALAAVFAAVDSHRAVSVDGMAGVGKTSLAVHAAHRLAAGFPDAQLYVDLHGFTEGRPPLDPDSALRMLLGALDVPSERVPQQGVEQLAACWRSELAGRRVVVVLDNAADADQVRPLLPGAGASVALVTSRNRLLGLDEVPPVSLDVLSPAESARLLARASGEPDGSGGRLAGDPESAAEVLRLCGRLPLALRLAGARLRHRPGWTVGILVERLAEGSDEFDTAFAMSVRQLDRPHARLFRLLGLLPGESFDEYVAAALADVPVRSARAMLEDLVDAHLVQQPTATRYRLHDLVHQHARRASAETDSPAERERALVRVLDFYVHTAAAADAAMPFVAPGRAVSAGPAPAELPRFADKNAAFAWLTSEYGNLIAVFETAAAVGADAHVCELPRYLRAYFARRCGTTHLNVLFERSLAAAERLGDPLHLAQAYSDLGFARYNAGRTAEATEAYEAAGLRVVEAGDTRAEAELTLRRGYLSWDAGQVEEPLELFRLAGKLYANADCPEGTAHAAAAESWALLQLGRREEAALLARQVLDVPHPDAAWPPALTARIVLGVALARETPDAASEHLRAALSLAREDGHLHNQAWCLNCRGVALRHMGRYEEALASHREAFALLDELFEEHWKIHFLNGYAETCRFAGLTDEALRLHRQVLELGPRLGNRYEEALAHEGIAGVLEGTDPAGAAEHRAAGRAVLEALNSR from the coding sequence ATGAGCACGCACGAACCACAAGCGCAGGCGGATCCGCAGGAGGAGCTGGCGGCCCGGCTGCGCATGATCCAGGAGCTGTCCGGACTCGGGGTCCGGGCCCTCGCGCGGGACGCGGGGCTCAGCTCCTCGTCCCTGTCGCGGTACCTCAACGGGCAGACCGTGCCGCCGTGGCCCGCGGTGGTCGCGCTGTGCCGCCTGGTCAAGCGGGACCCCCGGCCGCTGCGCCCGCTGTGGGAGCGGATCTCCAATCCGCTTCCGGCGCCCCCGAAGAGCAGCCGCCAGGCCCAGCCGCACCCCCGCAACGACCTGCCGCGCGACATGCCCGACTTCACCGGGCGCGAGGAGGCGCTGGCCGCCGTGTTCGCCGCCGTGGACAGCCATCGCGCGGTCTCCGTCGACGGTATGGCGGGCGTCGGCAAGACCTCCCTCGCCGTGCACGCGGCGCACCGGCTCGCCGCCGGCTTCCCCGACGCGCAGCTCTATGTGGATCTGCACGGCTTCACCGAGGGCCGCCCTCCGCTCGATCCCGACTCCGCGCTGCGGATGCTGCTGGGCGCGCTGGACGTCCCCTCCGAGCGGGTCCCGCAGCAGGGTGTGGAGCAACTGGCCGCCTGCTGGCGGTCGGAGCTGGCGGGGCGCCGGGTCGTGGTGGTCCTCGACAACGCCGCCGACGCCGACCAGGTCCGCCCGCTGCTGCCCGGCGCCGGTGCCTCCGTCGCCCTGGTCACCAGCCGCAACCGGCTGCTGGGCCTGGACGAGGTGCCGCCGGTCTCGCTCGACGTACTGAGCCCCGCGGAGAGCGCACGGCTGCTGGCCCGGGCGAGCGGCGAGCCGGACGGCTCCGGCGGCAGGCTGGCCGGTGACCCGGAGTCCGCGGCCGAGGTGCTGCGGCTGTGCGGCCGGCTGCCCCTGGCCCTGCGCCTGGCCGGAGCCCGGCTGCGGCACCGGCCGGGCTGGACGGTGGGCATCCTGGTCGAGCGGCTGGCGGAGGGGAGCGACGAGTTCGACACCGCCTTCGCGATGTCGGTACGGCAACTGGACCGGCCGCACGCCCGGTTGTTCCGGCTGCTGGGCCTGCTGCCCGGGGAGTCGTTCGACGAGTACGTGGCGGCGGCGCTGGCGGACGTCCCGGTGCGCAGCGCGCGGGCGATGCTGGAGGACCTGGTCGACGCGCACCTCGTGCAGCAGCCGACGGCGACCCGCTACCGGCTGCACGACCTGGTGCACCAGCACGCGCGCCGCGCCTCGGCGGAGACGGACTCGCCGGCCGAGCGGGAGCGTGCCCTGGTCCGGGTGCTGGACTTCTACGTCCATACGGCGGCCGCCGCCGACGCCGCGATGCCGTTCGTGGCGCCCGGCCGTGCCGTCTCGGCGGGCCCGGCCCCGGCGGAACTCCCCCGGTTCGCGGACAAGAACGCCGCCTTCGCCTGGCTCACCTCGGAGTACGGCAACCTGATCGCCGTGTTCGAGACGGCCGCGGCGGTCGGCGCCGACGCCCACGTCTGCGAACTGCCGCGCTATCTGCGGGCGTACTTCGCGCGGCGCTGCGGCACGACGCATCTCAACGTCCTCTTCGAGCGCTCACTGGCCGCCGCCGAGCGGCTGGGCGATCCGCTGCACCTGGCGCAGGCGTACAGCGATCTGGGCTTCGCCCGGTACAACGCGGGGCGGACGGCGGAGGCGACCGAGGCGTACGAGGCGGCCGGGCTGCGGGTCGTGGAGGCGGGCGACACCCGGGCGGAGGCCGAACTGACGCTGCGCCGCGGCTACTTGAGCTGGGACGCGGGGCAGGTCGAGGAGCCGCTGGAGCTGTTCCGGCTGGCGGGAAAGCTGTACGCGAACGCGGACTGTCCCGAGGGCACGGCCCACGCGGCCGCCGCCGAGTCCTGGGCGCTGCTCCAACTGGGCCGGCGCGAGGAGGCGGCCCTGCTGGCCCGTCAGGTGCTGGACGTCCCGCACCCCGACGCCGCGTGGCCGCCCGCGCTGACGGCCCGGATCGTCCTCGGGGTGGCGCTGGCCCGGGAGACGCCGGACGCGGCGTCGGAACACCTCCGTGCGGCGCTGTCGCTGGCCCGCGAGGACGGCCATCTGCACAACCAGGCCTGGTGCCTGAACTGCCGGGGTGTCGCGCTGCGGCACATGGGCCGTTACGAGGAGGCGCTGGCCAGCCACCGGGAGGCGTTCGCGCTCCTGGACGAGCTGTTCGAGGAGCACTGGAAGATCCACTTCCTCAACGGCTACGCCGAGACCTGCCGCTTCGCGGGCCTGACCGACGAGGCGCTGCGGCTGCACCGGCAGGTGCTGGAGCTGGGCCCGCGGCTCGGCAACCGGTACGAGGAGGCCCTCGCCCACGAGGGGATCGCCGGCGTTCTGGAGGGGACGGACCCGGCGGGGGCCGCGGAACACCGGGCGGCCGGGCGGGCCGTACTGGAAGCGCTGAATAGCCGCTGA